The Alteribacter keqinensis DNA segment TTCACCGAAATGTTCAATTGTACCTAATAATTATGCTAACAAGTCAATGGATGAGTTTACTAAACTCCCCTTAGGGACAGGTCCTTACAGAATTAAAGAACACGAATCAAATTTTCTTAAACTATCAGTCCATCACGACTATTTTCAAGAACGAGCACACATAGATGAGATTGATATTTTTATACTGCCATCTATCGAAAAATATCTTAATCTATACGATACTAATCGGGAACCGATTTTTTACATTCCTTTTACAACCAGGAAAGATGATAATCAACTACAGTATATTGAAAGAAGAAGATTATCTGTAAAGTATCTCATGTGGAATATGAATAAAGAAAAAATACGAACGAATGAGGGCATAAGAAGAAAACTGTCAGTAATACTAAACAAAATGAAAATGGTAAAGGATCTAGGTTATCCAAGGTATGAACCTGCCAATTCCTTTATCAAACAACATTCTTCTTCTCAGGATGGAAAGTATGATCGTGAACCCTATGATTATAAAATCAAAGAACCATTAACCCTAATGACATATGATCTTTCACCAAATTCAGAAGATGTAAAATGGATACAAAATGAGTGTAAAAAACATGGGATTACAATTGAGACCAAGCAGTTTCCATTTTCCACCTTTATAAATAATGTTAAAAATGCTGACCTAGTACTTTCAGAATTTGTCACCGAAGAATCAGAAGAAATATCCCTCTATAATTTGGTCGAATCTCAAACAGGAGTTATAAATAACCTTATTGACCAACAAAATAAAGTGACCATAGAAAGAACTTTGAATAATGCTTTCCAACAAGAAGAAATACAACAAAGAATAGAAGTATTTACTAAAATTGATGCATTATTATGTAAAAGCTGTGTTACTGTTCCCTTGTATTGGACTTTCCAAAAAGCGTTATATGATCAAAATTTAATGGGGGTGTCTCTAAGTACCAATGGATTGGTTCCCCTCAAGGATTTGTTTTACAGAGAACAACTAGGGTCGTATCAATGAATAATTTGTACAAAATGAAACATCCCTAAGTATGTGAAGAGTTGTACTTATGCTAACGGGGAGCGTTAGTTGAATAAAAAGCAATTAAATTAAAAGCGGAGAAATTCTCCGCTTTTCTTTAATTTCTTGATTTTCTGAGCTAAGGGGATACTCATTAAATAAAATTCAGCTGTTTTTATCTTCTCCCCTTGTCTTTATCTGGTGGTGCTTATTGTCATGCTTTTTACGTCCGTTCACATTTACCTGCTGAAGCTGATGAACTTTAAATGTGACGTGTACAGCCATTTATTCCTGAATGGTTGTGACTGTTCCTTCTTAAATGGAGGACCATCTGATGACCTCTTTGGTTGAATACTTTTCCCATTTCGCGATCGAGCGCTTCATCGTATTCAACTAATTCAATCCTATAAAAAAACTGCACAACGGTTTCCCGTCATGCAGGTCTGGCTTTTTTGAAAATGATTTTATGCAAATACACCGCGGACCATGTTTGTCTGGCTTCTGTCAGGTCCTACAGAGAATACACTCAATGGGATTCCTGTAAGCTGTGATACCCGCTCCACATAATACAGGGCGTTTTTAGGAAGTTCATGAAGAGACTTCACACCTGTGATGTCTTCGTCCCAGCCCTCAAGCTCCTCATATACCGGCTTACACTCAGCCAGCACTTTAAGGCTTGCCGGGAATTCCTCAATGATTTCCCCTTTGTATTCATAAGCAACACAAATTTTAAGCTTTTTAATTCCTGAAAGGACGTCAATGGAGTTTAAAGACAAGTCTGTAATTCCACTAACACGGCGAGCGTGGCGGACAACAACACTGTCAAACCACCCTACACGGCGGGGGCGTCCGGTCGTCGTTCCATATTCGTTACCTACTTCACGGATCCGGTCACCGATTTCGTCTGTTAATTCTGTCGGGAAAGGACCATCACCTACACGTGTCGTATACGCTTTTGATACACCGACAACATGGTTGATCTTAGAAGGACCAACACCGGATCCAATCGTTACACCTCCGGCAATTGGGTTGGATGATGTAACAAACGGGTACGTACCCTGGTCGAGGTCAAGCATTACTCCCTGGGCACCTTCAAACAATACACGGCGTCCTGAATCAAGAGCGTCGTTTAAAACAACTGACGTATCTGTTACATAATGGGCAATTTCCTGGCCGTAGTTAAAGTACTCATCTAAAATGTCTTCTTTTTTAAAGCCTTCTACTTCATACACTTTCTCGAGAAGACGGTTTTTATCACGAAGATTGATATCGAGCTTTTCCTCAAACGTTTCTTTATCAAGAAGATCGGCAATACGGATACCTACACGTGCTGCTTTGTCCATGTATGCCGGACCAATCCCCTTTTTTGTTGTACCAATTTTGTTTGCACCTTTGCTTTCTTCTTCTACGATATCAAGCTTTAAATGGTATGGAAGAATAACATGGGCACGGTTACTGATACGAAGGTTGCTCGTATCGACGCCTTTGTCATGAAGATACTTCAGCTCTTTTACGAGTGCTTTCGGGTCAATAACCATTCCGTTCCCGATAACACATGTTTTATCACTATAAAAAATCCCTGAAGGAATGAGGTGAAGCTTGTACTTTTCACCACCGAACACGATCGTATGTCCGGCATTGTTTCCTCCCTGGTAGCGGGCAACGAGCTCCGCCTGTTCAGACAAGTAGTCTGTAATCTTTCCTTTTCCTTCGTCTCCCCACTGAGTTCCTACCACAACAACCGATGGCATGGATGAGCACCTCCACTTATATTAAACGCTATTAACGTTCCCTGAATTTTAGCTTTTCATTAAACCACAGTAAGTTTATCAATAGAATGTTCATGAGTCAACTCAAATCCGAACAATTAGAGAGATTTTGAGATTTTTCGTTCGTGTGTTGGAGTTGCGTGTTGAGGGCAGGGTGAGAAGTGGCTTGAACGGATCTAATTTTGATTTATCCACCTCTATTGGATTTTTATCGACCTTTAATTTCGATTTATCGACCCTTAAGGTGAATTTATCAACCACTGTCAGCATTTATCGACCAAATGACAGAAATAGACATAAACCTGAAAAAACCCTCTCCACCAATTTGGAAAGGGTTTATCAAAAGTGTTACGCACCTGGGGGAATGCTTCCCTCATCGTAACGCCGTTCAAGATTCACGAACTTGTTGAATTCTTTTACGAAAGCCAGTTCGCACGTCCCTACCGGACCGTTACGCTGCTTGGCGATGATGATTTCAATGATATCTTTGTTCTCGGACTCTTTATCGTAGTAATCATCACGGTAGAGGAAAGCTACGATATCGGCGTCCTGCTCAATACTTCCTGATTCCCGGATGTCACTCATCATCGGGCGTTTGTCCTGACGGGACTCTACGCCACGGCTCAGCTGTGACAGTGCAATAACCGGCACCTCAAGTTCACGTGCCAGCCCTTTCAGGGAACGGGAGATTTCACTTACTTCCTGCTGACGGCCTTCTCCGCTTCGGGCGTCACCCTGGATGAGCTGAAGGTAGTCAATCATGATCATCCCGAGGCCTTTTTCCTGCTTGAGACGGCGGCATTTAGCACGAATATCATTTACTCTTACACCAGGGGTGTCATCAATGTAGATTCCGGCCTTGGACAGGCTTCCCATTGCCATCGTCAGCTTCTGCCAGTCTTCATCATTCAGATCACCTGTACGGAGGCGCTGGGCGTCAATGTTTCCCTCGGCACAGAGCATACGCATGATCAGTTGCTCTGCCCCCATCTCCAGACTGAAAATCGCTACGTTCTCATCGGTTCTCGTAGCTACGTTCTGACTGATATTCAGGGCAAAAGCCGTCTTACCTACAGACGGACGGGCTGCCACAATGATAAGGTCATTTCGCTGGAATCCTGCTGTCATGGAATCCAGCTCCTTAAACCCTGTTGGAATCCCTGTAATTTCCCCGCTTTGATTTTGAAGCATTTCAATGTTGTCATAGGCATTTACAAGAACGTCTTTGATGTCTTTAAATGCGCTCGTATTCTTTTTATGAGAAACTTCGAGAATGGTCTTCTCAGCTTCGTTTAAAATGGCGTCTACTTCATCTTCAGCTGCATAGCCGTCAGCTGCAATGTTTGTGGCTACCCGAATAAGCCTTCTGAGCAGAGATTTTTCTTCAACCATCTGACTGTAATATTCGACGTTTGCCGCCGTAGGTACAGCATTTGCGAGATCACTGAGATACGTCACACCGCCAATTTCTTCAAGCCACTTACGCGTTTGCAGTTCAGACGTAACCGTGACAAGGTCGACCGGCTCTCCTTTTTCAGAAAGTGTGAGCATCACCGTGTAAATCCGCTGGTGCGCAGCACGGTAAAAGTCGTCTGGTACTAAGCGCTCAGAAGCCGTGACGATGGCTTCATCATTAATAAAGATGGCACCAAGCACGGCTTGTTCTGCTTCAATATTCTGTGGCGGGGTACGATCAGCAAAAAGATCACTCATAGGAATCGCCCCTTCATTAGTGAGTCTGAGCTGCAGGAAACAGTCCCTGCAGCAGGGTAGATCTTACTCTTCTATCACATGGACTTTTACAGTGGCCGTGACTTTCGGGTGGATTTTAATATCGACGTTTCGGTACCCCAATGCCCGGATCGGGTCATCTAGGTCGATCTTACGCTTGTCGACTTTCATCTTCATTTTCTTAAGCGTATCGGCGATTTGCTTGCTAGTTACAGCACCGAAAAGACGCCCGCCTTCTCCTGCTTTCGCTTTTACTTCAACTGTTGTTTTTTCAAGCTTATCCTTAAAGGCTTCCGCTTCTTCCAGTTCCTGCTGAGCCTTTTTATTCTGGCTTTCTTTTTTCATTTCAAGGTCTTTCATATTCCCGCTGTTTGCTTCCACTGCGAGATTATTTTTCAGAAGGTAGTTTCGTGCATACCCTTCTGCCACGTTTTTAACTTCCCCTTTTTTACCTTTTCCTTTTACATCCTGCAGGAAAATCACTTTCATTACGATTGTCCCCCTTTAAAATAATCATCTATTTTCTCTTTCAGTAAGTCTTCCGCTTCTTCCAGTGACATGCCGGAGATCTGGGTAGCTGCATTGGTCAGATGACCTCCGCCATGCATGTTTTCCATAATAACCTGTACGTTTATTTCCCCAAGGGAGCGGGCACTTATGCTCACACGTCCGTCTTCCAGTTCCGAGATGACAAACGAGGCAACCACGTTATTCATCGTAAGCAGAGTGTCAGCTGCCTGAGCGATTAATACCTGGTTATAGGTCTGGTTTTCCTCACCCCTGGCAATGGCCGTACCGGCAGTGTAAATATATGCTCTTTCGACTAAATTCGCCCGCTTCACATACTGATCCAGATCTTCTTTCATCAGCTTTTGTACAAGTGTCGTGTCTGCACCCTGACTTTTCAGATACGACGCAGCATCGAACGTTCTCGATCCCGTACGTATGGCAAAGCTCTTTGTATCTATGATAATACCCGATAACAGGGCAGTAGCTTCAAGAACGTCAAGGTTCGGATGGTTCGGCTGATATTCAAGGAGCTCTGTTACAAGTTCTGCTGTTGATGAAGCATATGGCTCCATATAGACGAGTACCGCTTCTTCAATGAATTCTTCTCCCCGTCTGTGGTGGTCAATAACAATAATCCGCTCCACGCGATCCAGAAGTTTTGTATCAATACAAAGGGACGGTTTGTGTGTATCTACCACGACCATCAGGGTCTCATCGGTCATTTCCTCCCGGGCTTCCTCAGGGGTAATGAAATGAGCCCAGAGATCGTCATGATCCTGAATGGCTTCAAGAAGCTTATGAACACTCTGGTTCACATTGTCCGGATCCAGGACGATAAAAGCGTCCTTGTTATTTACTTGAGCGATCTTCAACATTCCGATAGCAGCTCCGATGGAATCCATATCAGGGTTTTTGTGACCCATAATAATGACCCGGTCACTTTCTTTTACAAAATCCCGGATCGCATGGGATATGACCCTTGCACGAACTCGTGTACGCTTTTCCATAGCATTTGATTTTCCGCCGTAAAAGCGTACTTTACCATCGCTCTGTTTGATGGCCACCTGGTCCCCCCCACGCCCTAGAGCCAGGTCCAGACTTGACTGGGCAAGAGCTCCAAGCTCACGGAGGGAAGAATGCCCGCTTCCAACACCGATACTAAGGGTGAGGGCTACTTTCTCCTGGGCGGTACCCTCTCTCACTTCATCCAGAAGCGTAAAGCGGTCTTCTTCCAGGTTATAAAGGGCTTCTTCGTTAAAGATCGCAATAAACCGGTCCGAGGCAATCCTTCTGAGAAAGATATCCTGATCTTTCGCCCAAGAATTCAATACATTTGTGACGTGGGTCAGAAGTTTGCTTCTCAGCTGGTCTTCCATCCCCTGTGTGACCTCGTCATAGTTATCAAGATAAATGAGTCCGATAACGGTCTTATCCCGTTCGAACAGTTCTTTTATTTCCTGCTCTTCCGTAGCATTAAAAAAGTACAGAAGGCGCTCATTCGATTCGTTGACAACCCGGTATTTCCGTTCTCCCAGAGTAAGGAGAAACTCTTTTCCCTCATCTTCCATCAGCACAGGCAGGTCTTCAGAAATAATATCAACATTCTCCCCAAGTACGTCATCTGCAAGAAGAGCGGACATATACGGGTTAACCCACTGAATGATCCCCGCTTCGTTATAGAGGACCATTCCGATCGGCAGTTTCATCACTGCCTCTTCACCAGCTTTGTTGACTCTGTATGAGAGTGTGGACACATAATCCGTCAGATCTTTTTCAAACTGGATGCGGGCTCTCAAAACAAATATAAAAACGATGGCAATACCAAGAAAGCCGACCAGGCCGATCTGCCATTGATAATAGGTTAAAATTCCGGTAAATAAGATGGCAATCCCCAGTAACGCCACGACGTGATAGCCATGCCACCGCTTCATTAAGAAATTAGGCATTCCTCACAACTCCTACCTGTTTGTGTCCATTCGTTTCCTTAGGTCAAACACTAAATCAATTATACCTAAAATGCGGATGAGATACAGTAAAGGTGGGAAAAGGATTCCCAAAAATAATATAGCCACCGGCACTGCTTTGTGAATTTTTTTCACATGGAAAAAGAAAAAGATACATGCAAGACCCTGGATTACCATGATCAGTTCCAGGATCGGAAGGAGGTTATACATAGCCATATAAAGGGCTGACCCTTCTTCCATATCCACAAAGTAGATAAAGATATACATAATCAGATAATACCAGATAAATGATTTCGGAAAACCCCACTCACGCAAAGGTGGAAACCTAGTGACGTCCACTTTTCTTTTTCTCAGAATAAATGACGCGATCCACTGGACTGTAAAAGCGTAGGAGATCCCCAGGATAATAAACAATGCCGGCGTCACCGTTGTGAGTCCGTCAATGAACCCGGCTGCCGTTTCAAATGTGTCGTCCTGACCGAGCATCGGCAGTAGTGATTCTGTTGTCTCAACAGATTCATAGAGCGCGTCCTGAACGCTCTCGATTGGATGAACATCAAGAATGACGATACTTCCTATAAAGTTTAAAATAATGGCTGCAATAAATGTCAGGGAACCGCCAAGGAGAACACCAAAAGCTGTTTTCTTTCTCCGGTAAAGTTCGCCGATGACGACCCCGGTCGAAGCAAACGTGATGGTAAAGATTATGGCCAGCGGGTAGGCAATGATCAGTAATACAGCAAAGCTTACTGTCATTAAGAAGATTGCCGGCCTTAACCCATGTTTAGCTGCAAAAATAATAAACGGGACAGGAAGTAAAAACATCGTGAACAGACTGATCACCGGCACAAACAGTGTTGCCATAATCAGGAGCAGGTAAATCCCTATATATAAAGCGCCCTCTTTGATCGGGCTTGTTTCGTTCATCATTGGTTCCCTCGTTTCACATACGGTTTCATCGTTTCTTATTGTAGCATGAGATAAAGAGAAAGAACAAAATCAAACAGATGAGCCCTGGAACGTCTGGTCAGGTATCATCGCAAAAAAAAATTAATCGTATAATGGTTATTCTTCAACACAAATGCAGTGGGTACAGCTAAATAACCAAAAACCCGCTACCAAATAGGTAACGGGTTTTTCGAGCTGGTAATTACTCACCAGTAACGAATGGAAGTAGTGCCATTTGACGGGAGCGCTTGATTGCGCGAGTCAATTGACGCTGGTACTTTGCAGAAGTTCCTGTTACACGGCGAGGAAGAATTTTTCCACGCTCAGAAACGAATCGTTTAAGCAAGTCTACATCTTTATAATCGATTTTCGTAATTTTGTTTACAGTGAAGAAACAAACTTTACGACGTTTTGGACGTCCACGACGGGCCATTTGAACCCCTCCTTCTTTTAGAATTTTTATATTTACACGTCATTTAAAGCGTGATTAGAACGGCAGATCGTCATCATTAATGTCGATTGGTTTGCCGTCATTTGCAAATGGGTCATCTGAGAAGTCCGACTGTCCCCCACGTCCGCCGGATTGCTGACCTGGGTTGTTTTGATAACCATCGTTGCTTTGACCGTAGTTTCCGCCGCCGGATTGCTCGCGGTTTCCACCACCGCCTCCGCCTTTTGTTTCAAGGAATTGTACACTCTCAGCTACAATTTCCGTGATAAAGACGCGGCGTCCTTCGTTATTGTCGTAGCTACGGCTCTGAACTCGTCCGTCCACACCGGCCATGCTACCTTTTTTCAAGTAGTTTGCTACGTTTTCCGCTTGCTTTCTCCAAACAACAATGTTCAGAAAGTCCGCTTCACGGTTTCCCTGCTGGTTGGAAAAAGGACGGTTAACTGCAAGTGTAAATGTTGCAACTGCAATGCCG contains these protein-coding regions:
- the rpsR gene encoding 30S ribosomal protein S18; protein product: MARRGRPKRRKVCFFTVNKITKIDYKDVDLLKRFVSERGKILPRRVTGTSAKYQRQLTRAIKRSRQMALLPFVTGE
- the rplI gene encoding 50S ribosomal protein L9 translates to MKVIFLQDVKGKGKKGEVKNVAEGYARNYLLKNNLAVEANSGNMKDLEMKKESQNKKAQQELEEAEAFKDKLEKTTVEVKAKAGEGGRLFGAVTSKQIADTLKKMKMKVDKRKIDLDDPIRALGYRNVDIKIHPKVTATVKVHVIEE
- a CDS encoding ABC transporter substrate-binding protein, yielding MRLIEYYIRLFITFAEIQREHQTSVTRYAISKELACSERNVIHVLNKMEGEKWIKVIRGKGRGNTTNITFLKSLEEMFERYEKYSPKTEDIERLISILEHDPHLNESHQLINTFINKLFGTYSKKPRNDDYESEYLKIPYFRSLYSLDPSQVERQTERHFVKQIFNTLVTYNEEKKEIEPCLSHYWEIDRDGKTYTFYLRKGVSFHDSKHLVAEDIKFSFERLKKTPSKWIVKDLETIKCIGKYVVQFSFSKSLFHWLFLITSPKCSIVPNNYANKSMDEFTKLPLGTGPYRIKEHESNFLKLSVHHDYFQERAHIDEIDIFILPSIEKYLNLYDTNREPIFYIPFTTRKDDNQLQYIERRRLSVKYLMWNMNKEKIRTNEGIRRKLSVILNKMKMVKDLGYPRYEPANSFIKQHSSSQDGKYDREPYDYKIKEPLTLMTYDLSPNSEDVKWIQNECKKHGITIETKQFPFSTFINNVKNADLVLSEFVTEESEEISLYNLVESQTGVINNLIDQQNKVTIERTLNNAFQQEEIQQRIEVFTKIDALLCKSCVTVPLYWTFQKALYDQNLMGVSLSTNGLVPLKDLFYREQLGSYQ
- the ssb gene encoding single-stranded DNA-binding protein is translated as MINRVVLVGRLTKDPELRYTANGIAVATFTLAVNRPFSNQQGNREADFLNIVVWRKQAENVANYLKKGSMAGVDGRVQSRSYDNNEGRRVFITEIVAESVQFLETKGGGGGGNREQSGGGNYGQSNDGYQNNPGQQSGGRGGQSDFSDDPFANDGKPIDINDDDLPF
- a CDS encoding DHH family phosphoesterase codes for the protein MPNFLMKRWHGYHVVALLGIAILFTGILTYYQWQIGLVGFLGIAIVFIFVLRARIQFEKDLTDYVSTLSYRVNKAGEEAVMKLPIGMVLYNEAGIIQWVNPYMSALLADDVLGENVDIISEDLPVLMEDEGKEFLLTLGERKYRVVNESNERLLYFFNATEEQEIKELFERDKTVIGLIYLDNYDEVTQGMEDQLRSKLLTHVTNVLNSWAKDQDIFLRRIASDRFIAIFNEEALYNLEEDRFTLLDEVREGTAQEKVALTLSIGVGSGHSSLRELGALAQSSLDLALGRGGDQVAIKQSDGKVRFYGGKSNAMEKRTRVRARVISHAIRDFVKESDRVIIMGHKNPDMDSIGAAIGMLKIAQVNNKDAFIVLDPDNVNQSVHKLLEAIQDHDDLWAHFITPEEAREEMTDETLMVVVDTHKPSLCIDTKLLDRVERIIVIDHHRRGEEFIEEAVLVYMEPYASSTAELVTELLEYQPNHPNLDVLEATALLSGIIIDTKSFAIRTGSRTFDAASYLKSQGADTTLVQKLMKEDLDQYVKRANLVERAYIYTAGTAIARGEENQTYNQVLIAQAADTLLTMNNVVASFVISELEDGRVSISARSLGEINVQVIMENMHGGGHLTNAATQISGMSLEEAEDLLKEKIDDYFKGGQS
- the dnaB gene encoding replicative DNA helicase; its protein translation is MSDLFADRTPPQNIEAEQAVLGAIFINDEAIVTASERLVPDDFYRAAHQRIYTVMLTLSEKGEPVDLVTVTSELQTRKWLEEIGGVTYLSDLANAVPTAANVEYYSQMVEEKSLLRRLIRVATNIAADGYAAEDEVDAILNEAEKTILEVSHKKNTSAFKDIKDVLVNAYDNIEMLQNQSGEITGIPTGFKELDSMTAGFQRNDLIIVAARPSVGKTAFALNISQNVATRTDENVAIFSLEMGAEQLIMRMLCAEGNIDAQRLRTGDLNDEDWQKLTMAMGSLSKAGIYIDDTPGVRVNDIRAKCRRLKQEKGLGMIMIDYLQLIQGDARSGEGRQQEVSEISRSLKGLARELEVPVIALSQLSRGVESRQDKRPMMSDIRESGSIEQDADIVAFLYRDDYYDKESENKDIIEIIIAKQRNGPVGTCELAFVKEFNKFVNLERRYDEGSIPPGA
- a CDS encoding adenylosuccinate synthase, translated to MPSVVVVGTQWGDEGKGKITDYLSEQAELVARYQGGNNAGHTIVFGGEKYKLHLIPSGIFYSDKTCVIGNGMVIDPKALVKELKYLHDKGVDTSNLRISNRAHVILPYHLKLDIVEEESKGANKIGTTKKGIGPAYMDKAARVGIRIADLLDKETFEEKLDINLRDKNRLLEKVYEVEGFKKEDILDEYFNYGQEIAHYVTDTSVVLNDALDSGRRVLFEGAQGVMLDLDQGTYPFVTSSNPIAGGVTIGSGVGPSKINHVVGVSKAYTTRVGDGPFPTELTDEIGDRIREVGNEYGTTTGRPRRVGWFDSVVVRHARRVSGITDLSLNSIDVLSGIKKLKICVAYEYKGEIIEEFPASLKVLAECKPVYEELEGWDEDITGVKSLHELPKNALYYVERVSQLTGIPLSVFSVGPDRSQTNMVRGVFA
- a CDS encoding YybS family protein, with translation MMNETSPIKEGALYIGIYLLLIMATLFVPVISLFTMFLLPVPFIIFAAKHGLRPAIFLMTVSFAVLLIIAYPLAIIFTITFASTGVVIGELYRRKKTAFGVLLGGSLTFIAAIILNFIGSIVILDVHPIESVQDALYESVETTESLLPMLGQDDTFETAAGFIDGLTTVTPALFIILGISYAFTVQWIASFILRKRKVDVTRFPPLREWGFPKSFIWYYLIMYIFIYFVDMEEGSALYMAMYNLLPILELIMVIQGLACIFFFFHVKKIHKAVPVAILFLGILFPPLLYLIRILGIIDLVFDLRKRMDTNR